ATCCTTGTATCTATGCTAGAAGAATCAGGACGTCAGTTGGATGATGAGAGTTTTCAGACTCTTATGAAGGAAATCCAAGCCATAGTCAATTTCAGACCCCTTGCTCTGAATGACATGTCATCTACTGATTCACCCCAGCCACTGACTCCGAATCATCTGTTAACTATTAAAACCAAAGTATTGATGCCACCCCCAGGCGTTTTCCTGCGAGAAGACCTCTACCTTCGCAAGAGATGGAGAAGGGTTCAACATCTTGCCAACCTATTTTGGGAAAAGTGGGGAAAGGAATTCCTTCAAGGCCTCCAGCTGCGGAAGAAGTGGACGAAGCCACAACGCAACCTGCAGAAGGGAGACATTGTCATGCTAAAGGATGAGAATGTCCCAAGAAACTTGTGGAGATTAGCAAGAGTTCAAGATGTTTTCCGAAGTAAAGATTGCCTCGTCAGGAAGGTGAGACTTCAGCCAATTCCAGCCTCGACAAACAAGGACGAAGAATCGGTGGTAATCAATATCTTGAAAGGCCAATCCACAAGTTGGTTCTTATCATGGAAGTAGACCGGGAATTCCCCGACGAGGAGCCTTGACACGATGCTTCAACGCAGTTCAAGTACCACGCTGACCTTCATGTTGGAACTGTTTCAGAGAACCCAGTTTATAGTTTTTCTCCTATTGCTATAGGaacattttcttcttttaattaAGGACAGTGGATTCCCACTGTGGGGAGCCATGTAACTGTAGCCTGTTCAGGCCTCCCCCTTTGTTTTAGCGCCCTtttaggtcacgtgaccatgtagTTTTGCCGTAGCGTGGTCGACGAGAGATTCGCAGTACTAAGAAATTTAGATCGTTTCGGGCGCTCGTTTAGCGTATTTTTTCTAGAATCTATTCCATCCCAAGGCTGGACAAGGTTAGATtccatttgttttcagtttttgctgCATTTATGTGATTCGCATTTGCTTTATATTCGAGTTTATTTACGACACCGATCGTCACCCTAATTAGTCTTTTCTGTTTGCattgttttcctttatttctttagttttacggCTTTGTTTTGGTCAGTAAATTACTCCAGCTATAACTGCATCGGTTTGCTTGATCGTTTGTGGTtacattaattaacaattagacccaaaATCCTTGCAGGCTATGGGCTAAT
The Montipora capricornis isolate CH-2021 chromosome 10, ASM3666992v2, whole genome shotgun sequence genome window above contains:
- the LOC138020772 gene encoding uncharacterized protein, producing MTHNEVRQRGYWIIGGTSAVSYLVSRCVICRNLRSTPQQQKLADYPQDRVEPAAPFAYSAFLVKEGRKEVKRYGVIFTCMASRAIHIETANSLETDAFINALRRFQAERGPVRQLRSDCGTNFIGAHRELKEGLEETNEDKIRARLLEDNCEWISFKFNPPSASHMGGSWERQIRTVRNILVSMLEESGRQLDDESFQTLMKEIQAIVNFRPLALNDMSSTDSPQPLTPNHLLTIKTKVLMPPPGVFLREDLYLRKRWRRVQHLANLFWEKWGKEFLQGLQLRKKWTKPQRNLQKGDIVMLKDENVPRNLWRLARVQDVFRSKDCLVRKVRLQPIPASTNKDEESVVINILKGQSTSWFLSWK